The uncultured Roseibium sp. genome contains a region encoding:
- a CDS encoding long-chain-fatty-acid--CoA ligase translates to MRFLHDILLEGAAGRSGQTALIFQDETVTYGALQRAAENLAAQLAELGVKAGDRVAYLDENSTEYPVVVFAVSMLGALFVPINFRFAPDEIAYLVNDAKPHVLIVAPAYLSQVEKARPSFDQSVAVIEKPRLETLLEADAQDTRPRPALSEDAPAMVMYTSGTTGFPKGVLFSHRTYLANVKAIIESGELTSSDRMMVSLPLFHNGGLTAVLMPTLLLGAVAVIMARGFKPEEILEAVEKHRITSVMWVPTMLSMLIASEASSRFDTSSLSKIWYGSSPIAPDLLNRSKRTFGADHYQFYGMTETGMTSVLKPADHDLYPGSTGRAMPAARLRLVDTQGQDVAVGEIGEVLSLKEPLGMIGYFGKDEETRKVLRDGWIHTGDLARNLGNGYFLIVDRKKDMIISGAENIYPREIELVLAGHPRVREVAVFGIPDGTYGEAVCAAVVAEPGSTLTGEEITSWCAERLAGYKKPKKVVLMNELPKNAAGKILKNNLKAPFWQGSATAI, encoded by the coding sequence ATGCGGTTTCTTCATGACATCCTGCTGGAAGGAGCGGCGGGCCGTTCCGGCCAGACCGCTTTAATCTTCCAGGACGAGACGGTGACTTACGGCGCCTTGCAGAGAGCCGCCGAAAATCTCGCAGCCCAACTCGCCGAATTGGGTGTGAAAGCCGGCGACCGGGTCGCTTATCTGGATGAAAACAGCACGGAATACCCCGTGGTGGTTTTTGCCGTGTCCATGTTGGGCGCGCTTTTCGTGCCGATCAATTTCCGGTTCGCTCCGGACGAGATTGCCTATTTGGTCAACGACGCGAAACCCCATGTGTTGATCGTCGCCCCCGCCTACCTGTCGCAGGTGGAAAAGGCGAGGCCTTCCTTCGATCAGAGCGTCGCCGTTATCGAAAAACCCCGTCTGGAAACCTTGCTGGAAGCAGATGCTCAAGACACACGGCCGAGGCCCGCTCTCTCTGAAGATGCGCCTGCGATGGTCATGTACACGAGCGGAACGACAGGGTTTCCGAAGGGCGTTCTGTTTTCGCACAGGACCTATCTGGCCAACGTGAAGGCGATCATCGAAAGCGGCGAACTGACGTCCAGCGACCGAATGATGGTGTCGCTGCCCCTGTTCCACAATGGCGGGCTGACGGCTGTGCTGATGCCCACACTTCTTCTGGGCGCGGTCGCGGTCATTATGGCGCGCGGGTTCAAGCCGGAAGAGATTCTGGAAGCCGTCGAAAAACACCGGATCACCTCGGTGATGTGGGTGCCGACAATGCTGTCAATGCTGATCGCCTCCGAAGCTTCAAGCCGGTTCGACACCTCCTCCCTGTCGAAGATCTGGTACGGCTCGTCGCCGATCGCGCCAGACTTGCTGAACCGTTCCAAGCGGACTTTCGGAGCCGATCACTATCAGTTCTACGGCATGACCGAGACCGGGATGACCTCGGTCCTGAAGCCGGCGGATCACGATCTCTACCCGGGCAGCACAGGCCGTGCGATGCCGGCAGCACGATTGCGGCTGGTCGATACACAGGGCCAGGACGTTGCCGTCGGAGAAATCGGCGAAGTGCTTTCCCTAAAGGAACCGTTGGGAATGATCGGCTATTTCGGCAAGGACGAAGAAACCCGGAAAGTCCTCCGCGACGGTTGGATTCATACGGGCGATCTGGCCCGAAATCTGGGGAATGGATACTTCCTCATCGTCGACCGGAAAAAGGACATGATCATTTCCGGTGCTGAAAATATCTACCCCCGAGAAATCGAATTGGTGCTGGCCGGTCATCCCCGTGTGCGGGAGGTGGCCGTTTTCGGCATTCCAGACGGGACGTACGGCGAAGCTGTCTGTGCTGCGGTGGTGGCCGAACCGGGCTCCACACTGACCGGCGAAGAGATCACGTCCTGGTGCGCCGAGCGTCTCGCCGGATACAAGAAACCCAAAAAGGTTGTGCTGATGAACGAATTGCCGAAGAACGCAGCAGGCAAGATATTGAAAAACAACCTTAAAGCCCCCTTCTGGCAAGGGAGCGCGACAGCGATTTGA
- a CDS encoding ABC transporter substrate-binding protein: protein MTFKGIRLAATAAGLIAMTAVGGAAFAADAIKIGAPLILSGPGAFAGEASKQTLELLVKELNDKGGIDGRQVEMIYYDTEGKPDIAVRVINRLVKSDGVDAVLGPIASWEAVAVKQVLDRAGVPTLMLSATRASVDPQTACMFKLPVDDAIVVSRIYKYLAEKGISKVAVISTSDGFGDGGHRELEAQAEAAGIEIVFDERFSMEDTDLAPLLNKVNRSDAEALINWSSSRAPVIVTNTYRQVGLDIPLIHSHAALSPAVLAGAGENAEGMLAAGAKFEAGPNLPDSDPQKPVIVDYRKAYEDAVGKEPNQFGAGAFDAFKVLTAAIAKAGTEPEALCPAIEETKDYVGLGGIYTYSPTDHAGLGTDSVLIYQVKSGHWQAAD, encoded by the coding sequence ATGACATTCAAAGGTATTCGCCTCGCGGCGACCGCAGCGGGCCTGATCGCCATGACAGCGGTCGGTGGAGCGGCATTTGCGGCAGATGCAATCAAGATCGGTGCTCCGCTCATTCTCAGCGGGCCAGGTGCATTCGCCGGAGAGGCAAGCAAGCAAACCCTTGAGCTGCTGGTCAAGGAGCTCAATGACAAGGGCGGCATTGATGGGCGTCAGGTGGAGATGATCTACTACGACACCGAAGGCAAACCCGATATCGCCGTCCGCGTGATCAACCGACTTGTAAAGAGCGATGGCGTGGATGCGGTCCTGGGCCCGATCGCGAGCTGGGAAGCCGTTGCGGTCAAGCAGGTTCTGGACCGGGCGGGTGTACCGACACTCATGCTTTCCGCCACCCGTGCCTCCGTCGACCCGCAGACCGCCTGTATGTTCAAGCTGCCGGTGGACGATGCGATCGTCGTATCGCGGATCTACAAGTATCTTGCTGAAAAAGGCATCAGCAAAGTCGCCGTGATCAGCACGTCGGACGGGTTCGGCGATGGCGGACACCGCGAACTTGAAGCGCAAGCGGAAGCCGCGGGTATCGAAATCGTGTTCGACGAACGCTTTTCGATGGAAGACACGGATTTGGCGCCGCTCCTCAACAAGGTGAATCGAAGCGACGCCGAGGCCCTCATCAACTGGTCGTCGTCCCGGGCGCCGGTCATCGTGACCAATACCTACCGTCAGGTTGGTCTCGACATCCCTCTGATACACAGCCATGCCGCCTTGTCGCCCGCCGTCCTGGCCGGTGCGGGAGAGAATGCCGAGGGGATGCTCGCGGCCGGAGCAAAGTTCGAGGCCGGCCCTAACCTGCCCGATAGCGATCCGCAAAAACCGGTGATCGTCGATTACCGCAAGGCCTATGAGGACGCCGTCGGCAAGGAACCCAACCAGTTCGGTGCCGGAGCCTTCGACGCCTTCAAGGTTCTGACGGCGGCGATCGCGAAAGCGGGAACCGAACCGGAAGCCTTGTGCCCTGCCATTGAGGAAACCAAGGATTATGTCGGACTGGGTGGGATCTACACCTATTCCCCGACCGACCACGCCGGTTTGGGGACGGATTCCGTTCTGATCTACCAGGTCAAATCCGGTCACTGGCAAGCCGCGGACTGA
- a CDS encoding SDR family NAD(P)-dependent oxidoreductase, which yields MTKRVALVTGAGGTLGSAFCAVLARAGFSIAANDINAEAAERCAQDLRDQGHDARAWPVDISDRTAVDEMVSAIEQETGPLAVLVNNAGLPGPFSLIVDIEDAAWDATLRVHLYGSFYLIRAAARRMIPRKWGRIVNIASVAGMLGTVGSAEYGAAKAGLMNLTMTAAKELAPYGVTANAIAPGMVATHVNRELQEQGSRFISTAVDGTPDGKLAEPSDIADLLGFLCSEAGGHINGVTLPIDGASTLEMATDSYMRRALAKRSSFLKEAGDAVSS from the coding sequence ATGACAAAACGCGTCGCATTGGTGACCGGTGCCGGAGGAACCCTCGGTTCCGCTTTCTGCGCGGTTTTGGCGCGCGCCGGCTTTTCAATCGCTGCCAACGATATCAACGCCGAGGCCGCCGAGCGCTGTGCGCAGGATCTTCGCGACCAGGGGCATGACGCGCGTGCCTGGCCGGTCGATATCAGTGATCGCACGGCCGTCGATGAAATGGTGTCTGCCATTGAACAGGAAACCGGCCCCCTCGCCGTTCTGGTCAACAATGCCGGGCTTCCCGGACCGTTTTCCCTGATCGTCGATATCGAGGATGCGGCCTGGGACGCGACGCTTCGTGTCCATCTCTACGGATCGTTCTATCTCATCCGCGCAGCCGCCCGGCGTATGATCCCCCGCAAATGGGGCCGGATCGTCAACATCGCATCGGTCGCCGGCATGCTCGGAACGGTTGGTAGCGCCGAATATGGCGCAGCTAAGGCCGGCCTGATGAACCTGACGATGACCGCCGCCAAGGAACTGGCCCCCTATGGCGTAACCGCCAATGCGATCGCTCCCGGAATGGTTGCGACCCACGTGAACAGGGAATTGCAGGAACAGGGAAGCCGGTTCATTTCGACGGCGGTCGATGGCACACCTGACGGTAAGCTTGCGGAACCTTCGGACATCGCGGATCTGCTCGGTTTCCTGTGCAGTGAGGCCGGCGGGCATATCAACGGCGTCACCCTTCCGATCGACGGCGCCTCGACCCTCGAAATGGCGACCGACAGCTACATGCGCCGCGCCCTCGCCAAAAGAAGTTCCTTCCTGAAAGAGGCCGGCGATGCGGTTTCTTCATGA
- a CDS encoding ABC transporter ATP-binding protein translates to MLELNSISVSYRSISALKDVSLTVNAGEIVALIGSNGAGKSTLIKTCAGLVKPTTGSIRLNETELLKQPSQKRASLGIAVVPENRRLFGEMNVRDNLLLGAYSRSGIGRGQEIQKEIETVYSLFPRLQERQHQRAMTMSGGEQQMLAIGRALMSRPKLILMDEPSIGLAPKIVAQIFAAIRTMRDRGVTILLAEQNAAATLRIADRAYVLELGQVTISGDAKSLWEQDRIRQLYLGGGNK, encoded by the coding sequence ATGCTTGAACTCAATTCCATCAGCGTTTCCTACCGCAGCATTTCCGCCCTCAAAGACGTGTCGCTGACCGTGAATGCGGGTGAAATCGTCGCGTTGATCGGTTCCAATGGCGCCGGCAAATCGACCTTGATCAAGACCTGTGCCGGACTGGTCAAACCCACCACAGGGAGCATTCGCCTGAACGAGACGGAACTGCTCAAGCAACCCTCACAAAAGCGGGCCTCGCTCGGGATTGCCGTTGTTCCGGAAAACCGTCGTCTTTTCGGCGAGATGAACGTTCGCGACAATCTGCTTCTGGGGGCCTATTCCCGCTCGGGTATCGGGCGAGGTCAGGAGATCCAAAAGGAAATCGAGACCGTCTATTCCCTGTTTCCAAGGCTCCAGGAACGCCAGCACCAACGGGCAATGACCATGTCCGGCGGAGAGCAGCAAATGCTTGCAATCGGACGCGCCCTGATGAGCCGGCCCAAATTGATCCTGATGGATGAACCATCGATCGGCCTGGCCCCCAAAATCGTAGCCCAGATCTTTGCCGCCATTCGCACCATGCGCGACCGGGGCGTCACCATTCTGCTTGCCGAGCAGAACGCCGCGGCAACATTGCGGATCGCCGATCGGGCTTATGTTCTTGAGCTTGGTCAGGTCACCATAAGCGGTGACGCCAAGAGCCTCTGGGAACAAGACAGGATCCGCCAACTTTATCTGGGAGGAGGCAACAAATGA
- a CDS encoding YegP family protein: MAGKFELYQDKAGEYRFRLKAGNGEIILVSEGYKQKASAENGIESVRKNSPTDERYERKETSSGKPMFNLKATNGQVIGTSESYSSASARDNGIESVKKNAPDAKLDDQTA; this comes from the coding sequence ATGGCTGGCAAGTTCGAACTCTACCAGGATAAGGCAGGCGAATACCGTTTCCGTCTCAAGGCCGGCAACGGAGAAATCATCCTCGTCAGCGAAGGCTACAAGCAGAAGGCCAGCGCCGAAAACGGGATCGAGTCGGTCCGCAAGAATTCTCCGACGGACGAGCGTTATGAGCGCAAGGAAACCTCGTCCGGCAAACCGATGTTCAATCTCAAGGCCACCAACGGCCAGGTGATCGGCACCAGCGAATCCTACTCCAGCGCGTCTGCGCGCGACAACGGCATCGAATCTGTGAAAAAGAACGCGCCGGACGCCAAGCTGGACGACCAGACCGCCTGA
- a CDS encoding branched-chain amino acid ABC transporter permease yields the protein MKTSLSDNLAAAGPASGASSASSPFNRELRRHTLSAGAFLVVMLLVPAVFGTGYYLNTLNFVALLALPTLGLSLLSGLSGQLAISHGAFFALGAYGSAILSADLGITPLLSTLLAQVIVVLIAAAIGSVVLRLRSHYLAIATLSFAIIVELLIEEARPLTGGMQGMLGIPPIDVGFMELTSDLEIYLLYWPITIVMLWFALNISSSGIGRVLRAVREGEPVLGSLGIHAPRYKIGIYILSSIYAGVGGSLYAHFVGFVTPATGSIMFAIEIIMILALGGFDRLWGALVGAALMTLLNEYALGFADFKRIILGVGLIVIMLVFPRGLLPGLIDVARHWFVRRAG from the coding sequence ATGAAGACCTCACTCAGCGATAATCTTGCCGCGGCCGGCCCGGCTTCGGGGGCAAGCAGCGCTTCATCTCCGTTCAATCGGGAACTGCGCCGACATACGCTATCGGCCGGTGCCTTCCTGGTGGTCATGCTCCTCGTACCTGCCGTCTTCGGAACGGGCTACTATCTGAACACGCTGAATTTCGTCGCGCTCCTGGCGCTGCCGACCCTGGGCCTGAGCCTGCTCAGCGGCCTGAGCGGCCAGCTTGCGATCTCCCACGGCGCGTTCTTCGCCCTGGGTGCCTATGGGTCCGCCATCCTGTCGGCGGATCTCGGCATAACGCCGTTGCTGTCGACGCTGCTGGCTCAGGTCATCGTCGTCCTGATTGCCGCGGCCATCGGTTCGGTTGTCCTGCGGCTACGCAGCCATTACCTCGCCATCGCGACCTTGAGCTTTGCGATCATCGTGGAACTGCTGATTGAGGAGGCCCGGCCGCTGACCGGCGGCATGCAGGGCATGCTTGGTATTCCGCCGATTGATGTCGGCTTCATGGAACTCACCAGCGATCTTGAGATCTATCTCCTCTATTGGCCGATCACCATCGTCATGCTCTGGTTTGCCCTGAACATTTCTTCATCAGGGATCGGCCGTGTCTTGCGCGCGGTGCGCGAGGGCGAGCCCGTTCTCGGATCACTGGGCATTCATGCCCCGCGCTACAAGATCGGGATCTATATCCTGAGTTCGATCTACGCCGGTGTCGGAGGCAGCCTCTACGCTCACTTCGTCGGCTTCGTGACGCCGGCGACCGGCTCCATCATGTTCGCCATCGAAATCATTATGATTCTTGCACTCGGCGGCTTTGACCGGCTTTGGGGAGCCCTTGTCGGCGCGGCCCTGATGACGCTGCTCAATGAATACGCCTTGGGTTTCGCCGATTTCAAACGGATCATCCTTGGTGTCGGTCTGATCGTCATCATGCTCGTTTTCCCGCGCGGCCTGCTTCCAGGCCTGATTGACGTCGCCAGACATTGGTTTGTACGGAGGGCTGGTTGA
- a CDS encoding TetR/AcrR family transcriptional regulator: MRNARTGHAVAGKTVVGDGQASDQRGSRRRHVLDAACQLFYENGYASASMRDLASAVGVTQAAIYYHFANKEEILFALIEDFNHRLHDVLSQAFSSEADPAQGLRAAIKAHILLGRSCYREFKLVTEDKQQLTSEFAAQMRVRERQIFDLYKEAITAIHAQQAGPSLDGAVCAFNIFAMINFVFKWYRPDGELSLEEIARQTVAFALAGVNAASTD, translated from the coding sequence ATGCGCAATGCTCGAACCGGGCATGCCGTGGCCGGCAAGACAGTCGTCGGTGACGGACAGGCCAGTGATCAGCGGGGATCGCGGCGAAGGCACGTTCTGGATGCGGCTTGCCAGCTTTTCTATGAGAACGGTTATGCCTCAGCTTCGATGCGGGATCTGGCATCCGCTGTCGGGGTTACCCAGGCGGCGATCTATTATCATTTCGCCAACAAGGAAGAGATCCTCTTTGCACTCATAGAGGACTTCAATCATCGCCTTCACGACGTCCTGAGCCAGGCGTTTTCTTCGGAAGCAGATCCGGCCCAAGGGCTGCGTGCCGCGATCAAGGCCCACATCCTGCTGGGGCGCTCCTGCTATCGCGAATTCAAACTGGTCACAGAGGACAAGCAGCAGCTCACGTCCGAATTTGCGGCACAGATGCGCGTAAGAGAGCGGCAGATCTTCGATCTCTACAAGGAAGCGATCACCGCCATTCATGCCCAGCAAGCCGGTCCGTCTCTGGATGGGGCCGTGTGCGCCTTCAACATCTTCGCGATGATCAATTTCGTTTTCAAATGGTACCGGCCCGACGGCGAACTTTCACTGGAGGAAATCGCGCGTCAGACGGTGGCATTTGCATTGGCTGGCGTAAACGCCGCCAGCACTGACTAG
- a CDS encoding branched-chain amino acid ABC transporter permease: MTSNIPADLIQIVMTTLTVGCMYALVAVGVALIYSATGVINFAQGEFVMLGGMTVASLYGQHDWPLAAAIAVALAVALLYSAVLMILTTAFAARMSLIGVLIITIGASIATQGVAAWVWDSDTHRFAPFSGDEPFRILDATITPQALWIIGIGGVSIVLLLWFIRSTMMGKAMRACALDRAAATMVGIPVRWTILMSFVLSGVLCAVGGIVTTPLTTIDANGGMLLAIKGFSAAMLGGMGNIGGALLGALLIAFVETLAVTFSSSAFKELPTFTIIILVLLFMPRGLLGRRGETGLHHEDLTQR; this comes from the coding sequence ATGACCAGCAATATCCCTGCCGATCTGATCCAGATCGTCATGACCACATTGACGGTCGGGTGCATGTACGCACTTGTGGCCGTCGGCGTCGCGCTGATCTACAGCGCGACGGGCGTGATCAATTTCGCGCAAGGCGAGTTTGTCATGTTGGGCGGCATGACGGTGGCCAGCCTCTACGGTCAGCATGACTGGCCGCTGGCCGCCGCCATTGCGGTCGCACTCGCGGTGGCGCTGCTTTACAGCGCCGTCCTCATGATCTTGACGACAGCCTTTGCTGCGAGAATGTCCCTCATCGGCGTTCTCATCATCACCATCGGCGCCTCCATCGCCACGCAAGGGGTCGCCGCCTGGGTCTGGGATAGCGACACGCACCGGTTCGCGCCGTTTTCCGGCGATGAACCGTTCCGCATCCTGGATGCGACCATTACGCCCCAGGCGCTTTGGATCATCGGTATCGGCGGCGTTTCGATCGTGCTTTTGCTGTGGTTCATTCGTTCCACCATGATGGGCAAGGCAATGCGCGCCTGCGCGCTCGACAGGGCAGCGGCGACCATGGTCGGCATCCCGGTTCGGTGGACGATCCTCATGTCCTTCGTCTTGTCGGGAGTGCTGTGCGCGGTCGGCGGCATCGTCACCACTCCCCTGACCACGATTGATGCGAATGGCGGAATGCTCCTGGCGATCAAGGGCTTTTCAGCGGCCATGCTCGGCGGAATGGGAAACATCGGGGGCGCACTGTTGGGCGCCTTGCTGATCGCATTCGTCGAGACCCTGGCCGTGACCTTCAGCTCCAGCGCCTTCAAGGAACTTCCCACCTTCACGATCATCATTCTCGTCCTTCTTTTCATGCCCCGCGGTCTCCTCGGCCGGCGCGGTGAAACCGGTTTGCATCATGAAGACCTCACTCAGCGATAA
- a CDS encoding ABC transporter ATP-binding protein produces the protein MLLVSELSKSFGGLNALKDVSFDVAPAEIKAVIGPNGAGKTTLFNIIAGTLRATSGSIAMDGTEISGKTAAAIGMAGIARTFQQPQVFTSLTVMENVMLGANRFHKCGMLASGLGLGSARRAEQDLHEMAEKWLAFVGLNDVFQRQACELPLGQQKYVEIARAMATGSRVLLMDEPAAGLDDTETGELGELIARIRGTGMTVLLIDHHIDFVMSLADSVLVLNFGQWLAEGTPDEIRNSQAVIDAYLGSTEDA, from the coding sequence ATGTTGTTGGTCAGCGAGCTGTCAAAATCTTTCGGCGGACTGAACGCGCTTAAGGACGTGAGTTTCGATGTCGCCCCTGCCGAGATCAAGGCCGTGATCGGTCCAAATGGGGCGGGCAAGACAACCCTGTTCAATATCATCGCAGGTACGCTACGCGCGACGTCAGGCTCCATCGCGATGGACGGAACCGAGATTTCGGGCAAGACCGCCGCCGCCATCGGAATGGCGGGAATAGCAAGAACCTTTCAGCAGCCGCAGGTCTTCACGTCTTTGACGGTGATGGAGAATGTGATGTTGGGGGCAAACCGGTTTCACAAGTGCGGGATGCTCGCTAGCGGACTCGGGCTCGGCTCTGCTCGGCGCGCGGAACAAGACCTTCACGAAATGGCGGAGAAGTGGCTCGCTTTCGTCGGTTTGAACGACGTTTTCCAACGACAGGCGTGTGAACTGCCGCTCGGACAGCAGAAATACGTCGAAATCGCCCGGGCGATGGCGACGGGCTCCAGGGTTCTTCTGATGGATGAACCGGCCGCAGGGCTCGACGATACGGAAACCGGGGAACTCGGAGAGCTGATCGCCCGCATCCGCGGGACAGGCATGACCGTTCTGCTCATCGACCATCACATCGACTTTGTCATGAGCCTGGCCGATTCAGTCCTCGTTCTGAATTTCGGGCAATGGCTTGCAGAAGGAACACCGGACGAAATCCGGAATTCGCAAGCGGTGATCGATGCGTATCTCGGGAGTACCGAGGATGCTTGA